From Deltaproteobacteria bacterium, one genomic window encodes:
- the coaD gene encoding pantetheine-phosphate adenylyltransferase, with the protein MKTAVYAGTFDPPTNGHLNVIERAAGVAEKLIITIANNTSKKAVFAPAERVDLLRGLVKHLPNVEVDLFEGLLVDYMHKQGATVIIRGVRSFSDFEYEFQMALSNKQMRPEIETLFMVTESRYSHLSSTLIKEIIMLGGDTHGMIPAGVEKLLRDKLRKS; encoded by the coding sequence TTGAAGACAGCGGTCTACGCCGGCACCTTTGATCCGCCCACCAACGGCCACCTGAACGTGATCGAACGGGCGGCGGGCGTCGCCGAGAAGCTCATCATCACGATCGCCAACAACACCTCCAAGAAGGCGGTCTTCGCGCCCGCCGAACGGGTCGATCTGCTCCGCGGGCTGGTGAAGCACCTGCCCAACGTGGAGGTGGACCTCTTCGAGGGCCTTCTCGTGGACTACATGCACAAGCAGGGCGCGACGGTCATCATCCGGGGCGTGCGGTCGTTCTCCGACTTCGAGTACGAATTCCAGATGGCCCTCAGCAACAAGCAGATGCGGCCGGAGATCGAAACCCTGTTCATGGTGACCGAGAGCCGCTATTCGCACCTGTCCAGCACGCTCATCAAGGAGATCATCATGCTGGGCGGCGACACCCACGGCATGATTCCCGCCGGTGTCGAGAAGCTGCTCCGCGACAAGCTCCGGAAATCCTGA
- a CDS encoding RsmD family RNA methyltransferase, with translation MRIIAGELKSRAVKAPEGAGTRPTSDRVRESIFNILASLLSRQDMPFGSFALALDLFAGSGALAFEALSRGVPRAVLVEADREAQETIRTNARSLGVTGRVDLERYRTAHYLKRLQEAGQAKQPEPGAAPWLIFADPPYAETDYDALLALLDSPVSIPPGSIAVIEHSARNGPDPDRRWTRLEPVSEHAWGDTRVRVYRYRADGEGKHP, from the coding sequence ATGCGGATCATCGCCGGCGAGCTGAAGTCCCGCGCCGTGAAGGCCCCCGAGGGTGCGGGCACGCGCCCCACGTCCGACCGGGTGCGGGAGTCGATCTTCAACATTCTGGCGAGCCTGCTCTCCCGGCAGGATATGCCGTTCGGCAGTTTCGCTCTGGCGCTGGACCTTTTTGCCGGTTCGGGCGCGCTCGCCTTCGAGGCGCTTTCCCGTGGCGTGCCGAGGGCCGTGCTGGTGGAGGCGGACCGGGAGGCGCAGGAGACGATCCGTACCAATGCCCGCTCGCTCGGCGTGACAGGCCGCGTGGACCTGGAACGGTACCGGACCGCCCATTACCTGAAGCGGCTTCAGGAAGCGGGCCAGGCAAAACAGCCGGAACCGGGAGCCGCGCCGTGGCTCATCTTCGCCGATCCGCCCTATGCCGAGACCGATTACGACGCCCTCCTTGCCTTGCTCGACTCACCGGTTAGCATTCCGCCCGGTTCCATCGCCGTCATCGAGCATTCGGCCCGCAACGGGCCGGACCCGGACAGGCGGTGGACCCGGCTCGAACCGGTTTCGGAGCATGCCTGGGGCGACACGCGAGTCCGGGTGTACCGGTACCGGGCTGACGGGGAAGGGAAGCATCCTTGA
- a CDS encoding Hsp20/alpha crystallin family protein — translation MLVRSPLVPAAFRSPWADFDRLFSDFPSAAVSTAVPAIDAVETDDGYVLKLDVPGVAPSDIEISVEGDTVYVAGERKAESEEKKENYVRRERTVGKFSRTVTLPYQIDNDKVAAKVRDGVLELRLPKRDADKPKRISVRPA, via the coding sequence ATGCTTGTCCGTTCACCACTTGTTCCCGCAGCATTCCGCAGTCCGTGGGCCGACTTCGACCGGCTTTTCAGCGATTTCCCGTCGGCCGCGGTTTCGACGGCCGTGCCGGCCATTGACGCCGTGGAGACTGACGACGGCTACGTCCTGAAGCTGGACGTGCCGGGCGTCGCGCCGTCCGACATCGAGATCTCGGTCGAGGGCGACACGGTCTATGTCGCCGGCGAGCGCAAGGCCGAGAGCGAGGAGAAAAAGGAGAACTACGTCCGCCGCGAGCGCACCGTCGGCAAGTTCAGCCGCACCGTGACGCTCCCCTACCAGATCGACAACGACAAGGTGGCGGCGAAGGTCAGGGACGGCGTGCTGGAGCTCAGGCTCCCGAAGCGCGACGCCGACAAGCCGAAGCGGATCAGCGTCAGGCCCGCGTGA
- a CDS encoding DUF692 domain-containing protein, translated as MNNAFGIGLRSEHYQDVLDGRADGLGRIGWFEVISENYMDTQGRPLAVLEQVRRDRPVALHGVGLSIGSTDPLSPAYLGRLSALIGRIGPVIVSDHLCWTGVGGRITHDLLPLPHTEEAITHVARRLIEVQERLGRQILMENISSYIWYEQSEMPEWEFLGEIVRRSGCGILLDVNNIHVNSVNHGFDPLEFVRNIPGEAVGQIHLAGHTDMGTYLFDTHSAPVCDAVWELYGQTVAHLGREIPTLIERDAEIPPLAVLIAESERARTVSDRALASLNPAAGEATRR; from the coding sequence ATGAACAACGCCTTCGGCATCGGCCTCCGGTCCGAGCACTACCAGGACGTGCTGGACGGCCGCGCTGACGGCCTCGGCCGTATCGGCTGGTTCGAGGTCATCAGCGAGAACTACATGGACACGCAGGGGCGGCCGCTCGCGGTCCTGGAACAGGTCCGCCGGGACCGGCCGGTGGCACTGCACGGCGTGGGGCTCTCCATCGGCAGCACCGATCCGCTTTCTCCAGCCTACCTCGGCCGGCTCTCCGCCCTCATCGGGCGGATCGGCCCGGTGATCGTGAGTGACCACCTCTGCTGGACCGGCGTGGGCGGCAGGATCACCCACGACCTCCTGCCGCTCCCGCACACGGAAGAAGCCATCACCCATGTCGCCCGGCGGCTCATCGAGGTCCAGGAACGGCTGGGACGCCAGATCCTGATGGAAAACATCTCGTCCTATATCTGGTACGAACAGTCGGAGATGCCGGAGTGGGAGTTCCTCGGCGAGATCGTCCGGCGGTCGGGCTGCGGCATCCTGCTCGACGTGAACAACATCCACGTCAACTCGGTCAACCACGGGTTCGATCCGCTGGAGTTCGTGAGGAACATCCCCGGCGAAGCCGTCGGGCAGATTCACCTCGCCGGCCACACGGACATGGGCACCTACCTGTTCGACACGCACAGCGCCCCGGTCTGCGATGCGGTCTGGGAACTGTACGGCCAGACGGTCGCTCACCTGGGGCGCGAGATCCCCACGCTGATCGAACGGGACGCGGAGATCCCGCCGCTGGCGGTACTCATCGCCGAAAGCGAGCGGGCCCGGACGGTTTCGGACCGGGCGCTGGCATCCCTGAATCCGGCGGCTGGCGAGGCAACACGGCGATGA
- a CDS encoding putative DNA-binding domain-containing protein, which translates to MKPQPTLRQLQEFLYWIITEPRDAAGIVQNDPAACRERLGGADWTEIFAPRPGRTPARRLDVYADGYPARMFDALAENYPSVRRVCGDQSFLSLAGRYARAHPSTHYNLGEAGRHLPDYLKGDALTADLPFLPDLAELDAACMQVFHASALPPLDPGRLQSASPDRLGGSRLVFQNATRLMESRWPVATIREMRDVPDEEFRVRVEDNPERCVVFRSGFSGLVRRLEAAEFAALSALMTGSTVWGAIEAAATHEKEPPVGAWFGEWVSSGLVVDLTPPG; encoded by the coding sequence ATGAAACCGCAGCCGACACTCCGCCAGCTCCAGGAGTTTCTGTACTGGATCATCACCGAGCCCAGGGACGCGGCCGGGATCGTCCAGAACGATCCGGCCGCCTGCCGCGAAAGGCTGGGTGGCGCAGACTGGACGGAAATCTTCGCTCCGAGGCCCGGACGGACCCCGGCCCGGCGGCTCGACGTTTATGCCGACGGCTACCCGGCCCGGATGTTCGATGCCCTCGCCGAAAACTATCCCTCCGTCCGGCGCGTCTGCGGCGACCAGTCCTTCCTGAGTCTCGCCGGACGCTACGCGAGGGCGCATCCTTCCACCCACTACAACCTCGGAGAAGCGGGCCGTCACCTGCCGGACTATCTCAAGGGTGACGCACTCACGGCGGACCTGCCTTTCCTGCCGGACCTCGCGGAACTGGACGCCGCCTGCATGCAGGTGTTCCATGCCTCCGCCCTGCCCCCGCTCGATCCCGGCCGGCTCCAGTCCGCCAGCCCGGACCGGCTGGGCGGCTCACGCCTTGTTTTCCAGAACGCGACGCGGCTTATGGAGTCCCGCTGGCCCGTCGCCACGATCCGCGAAATGAGGGACGTTCCGGACGAAGAGTTCCGCGTGCGTGTGGAGGACAACCCCGAACGGTGCGTCGTGTTCCGGTCGGGGTTTTCCGGCCTCGTCCGCAGGCTGGAGGCGGCCGAGTTCGCGGCCCTGTCGGCCCTCATGACAGGAAGCACCGTCTGGGGGGCGATCGAGGCGGCCGCCACGCATGAAAAGGAACCGCCCGTGGGCGCGTGGTTCGGCGAATGGGTGTCGTCGGGGCTGGTGGTGGACCTTACGCCGCCTGGCTGA
- a CDS encoding metallophosphoesterase: MSIWQRHTDPAHIEEIYEEVPGHLAHLHGTKIVQVSDLHIGRYHRADQWAAHIGRINALRPDLVVITGDAMDWPRRYEPDYIEPFGLLNPRVAVLAILGNHDFYFGPNRLTKVYRENTHAVLLRGERWESDALPGLTVWGIDDPMTPLSAPSDYPKLQEWAARGMDPARYHVLLSHRPDAFPLAAKLGFDLQLSGHTHGGQLSFELPSGRRVHIASVLGPYDRGRFARRREMAPHHARLYVNRGLGYTAVPWRRDCASEITLIRLVAPLSQAA; this comes from the coding sequence ATGAGCATCTGGCAGCGACACACCGATCCCGCCCATATCGAGGAGATCTACGAGGAGGTGCCCGGCCATCTGGCGCACCTGCACGGGACGAAGATCGTGCAGGTTTCCGATCTGCACATCGGCCGCTACCACCGGGCAGACCAGTGGGCGGCGCACATCGGCCGGATCAACGCCCTCAGGCCCGATCTCGTCGTCATCACCGGCGACGCGATGGACTGGCCCCGCCGGTACGAGCCCGACTACATCGAGCCGTTCGGCCTGCTGAACCCCCGCGTGGCGGTGCTGGCGATCCTGGGTAACCACGACTTCTATTTCGGCCCGAACCGGCTGACGAAGGTGTATCGCGAGAACACCCACGCGGTGCTGCTGCGCGGCGAGCGGTGGGAATCGGACGCCCTGCCGGGGCTCACCGTCTGGGGGATTGACGACCCCATGACGCCGCTCTCGGCGCCGTCGGACTACCCCAAGCTCCAGGAGTGGGCGGCGAGGGGCATGGACCCTGCGCGCTATCACGTCCTGCTGTCGCACCGGCCGGATGCGTTTCCGCTGGCGGCGAAGCTCGGCTTCGACCTCCAGCTTTCCGGCCACACCCACGGCGGGCAGCTCTCGTTCGAACTTCCCAGCGGGCGGCGGGTGCATATCGCCAGCGTGCTCGGCCCCTACGACCGGGGCCGGTTCGCCCGGCGGCGCGAAATGGCGCCGCACCATGCGAGACTGTACGTGAACCGGGGGCTTGGCTACACGGCGGTTCCCTGGCGCCGGGACTGTGCCTCCGAGATCACGCTGATCCGGCTGGTCGCCCCGCTCAGCCAGGCGGCGTAA
- a CDS encoding pyridoxal phosphate-dependent aminotransferase: MKLKLASRNARIQPSATLAITAKANELKAKGIDVVGFGAGEPDFDTPDHIKQAAKTALDKGQTKYTPVGGTKELKETVCAKFRRDYGLDYTPAEILISVGGKHSLFNIFMALVEEGDEVIIPAPYWVSYPEMVAFCGGTPVCVPTKESNGFCMTPAELEAAITPRTKIFILNSPSNPTGGMYSEEHIRALAAVLEKHPDIWIVSDDIYEKLTYDGMRFFSIATISPAWKARTIVCNGMSKAYSMTGWRIGFTAAPKDLTSAMDTIQGQSTSNPTSIAQAASVAGLSGDHSFLTAWVAEFDRRRRYIVERLNRIPGISCFTPKGAFYAFPNISGLLGKKTPSGKTLTDSMGVAAWLIEEHNVAVVPGAPFGAEGFMRLSYATSMEQITKGLDRIETAAKSLK, encoded by the coding sequence ATGAAGCTCAAGCTCGCCTCCCGCAACGCCCGCATCCAGCCCTCGGCCACGCTGGCCATCACGGCCAAGGCGAACGAGCTGAAGGCCAAGGGGATCGACGTGGTGGGGTTTGGCGCTGGCGAGCCCGATTTCGACACGCCCGACCACATCAAGCAGGCAGCCAAGACCGCGCTCGACAAGGGGCAGACCAAATACACCCCGGTCGGCGGCACGAAGGAACTGAAGGAAACCGTCTGCGCCAAGTTCAGGCGGGACTACGGCCTCGACTACACGCCGGCCGAAATCCTGATCTCGGTGGGCGGCAAGCACTCGCTGTTCAACATCTTCATGGCACTGGTGGAGGAAGGCGACGAGGTCATCATCCCCGCCCCGTACTGGGTGAGTTACCCGGAGATGGTCGCCTTCTGCGGCGGAACGCCGGTCTGCGTGCCCACGAAGGAGTCGAACGGCTTCTGCATGACCCCGGCGGAACTGGAAGCGGCCATCACGCCAAGGACGAAGATCTTCATCCTCAACTCGCCATCGAACCCGACTGGCGGCATGTACAGCGAGGAGCATATCCGCGCCCTGGCAGCGGTGCTCGAAAAGCACCCGGACATCTGGATCGTGTCGGACGACATCTACGAGAAGCTCACCTATGACGGGATGAGGTTCTTTTCCATCGCGACGATCTCGCCCGCATGGAAGGCCCGCACCATCGTCTGCAACGGCATGAGCAAGGCCTATTCCATGACCGGGTGGCGGATCGGCTTCACCGCCGCGCCAAAAGACCTGACCTCCGCCATGGACACGATCCAGGGTCAGTCCACCTCGAACCCCACGTCGATCGCACAGGCGGCCTCGGTCGCCGGCCTCAGCGGCGACCATTCGTTCCTCACCGCCTGGGTGGCGGAGTTCGACAGGCGCCGCCGCTATATCGTCGAGCGGCTGAACCGGATTCCCGGCATCTCGTGCTTCACGCCGAAGGGGGCCTTCTACGCCTTCCCGAACATCTCCGGGCTGCTTGGCAAGAAGACCCCGTCGGGCAAGACGCTCACCGATTCGATGGGCGTGGCCGCCTGGCTGATCGAGGAGCACAACGTCGCCGTCGTGCCCGGCGCGCCATTCGGCGCCGAGGGGTTCATGCGGCTTTCCTACGCCACGTCAATGGAGCAGATCACCAAGGGGCTCGACCGGATCGAGACGGCCGCCAAATCCCTGAAGTAG
- the argJ gene encoding bifunctional glutamate N-acetyltransferase/amino-acid acetyltransferase ArgJ: MPSTVKGFRFAQVEASLRYKGRPDLALIVADRPAATAAVFTQNAVTAAPVLLCREHLKKAPKSRAVIINAGRANACTGKPGLADARQTARALARTIACRPEEVLTASTGIIGQRIGVEKLVENVPPLVHALQPGSIEPLAKAIMTTDTRPKFAEAGFQSGRTAVTVQGIAKGAGMIAPNMATLLAFAVTDAVVPQTALRQAFGIATRDSFNAITIDGDTSTNDTAILMASGAAGAENLAPGSAGFRKFAGALAEVMTALARMVVSDGEGATRLIRVAVTGARSEPEARRAAFTIANSPLCKTAFAGGDPNWGRLIAAAGRAGVKLNGEKFSVTIGGVPVVKRGVLPSIETDRAAAAVMKGSEFDVVVDLASGRAKASVYTCDFTEGYIRINADYRS, encoded by the coding sequence ATGCCATCCACGGTCAAGGGTTTCCGGTTCGCGCAGGTCGAGGCCAGCCTCCGGTACAAGGGGAGGCCCGACCTCGCCCTCATCGTGGCCGATCGTCCGGCGGCGACGGCGGCCGTGTTCACGCAGAACGCGGTCACGGCGGCGCCGGTCCTCCTCTGCCGGGAGCATCTGAAAAAAGCCCCGAAAAGCCGGGCCGTCATCATCAACGCCGGACGGGCGAACGCCTGCACGGGAAAACCGGGCCTCGCCGACGCCCGGCAGACGGCCCGCGCCCTCGCCCGGACGATCGCCTGCCGCCCCGAGGAGGTGCTCACCGCCTCCACCGGGATCATCGGCCAGCGGATCGGCGTGGAAAAGCTCGTCGAGAATGTACCGCCCCTCGTCCATGCACTCCAGCCTGGTTCCATCGAGCCGCTGGCGAAGGCGATCATGACCACCGACACGCGGCCCAAGTTCGCCGAAGCGGGGTTCCAGTCCGGCAGGACGGCCGTCACCGTGCAGGGAATCGCCAAGGGAGCGGGAATGATCGCGCCAAACATGGCGACCCTACTTGCCTTCGCCGTGACCGATGCGGTCGTGCCCCAGACCGCGCTCAGGCAGGCATTCGGCATCGCCACGCGGGATTCGTTCAACGCCATCACCATTGACGGCGACACCTCGACCAACGACACGGCGATACTCATGGCCTCCGGCGCGGCCGGGGCGGAAAACCTCGCGCCCGGCTCGGCGGGTTTCAGGAAGTTTGCCGGTGCGCTGGCCGAGGTGATGACGGCACTCGCCCGGATGGTCGTCTCCGACGGCGAGGGGGCGACCCGGCTGATCCGCGTCGCCGTGACCGGGGCGAGAAGCGAGCCCGAAGCCCGGCGGGCGGCCTTCACCATCGCCAACTCGCCACTGTGCAAGACGGCCTTCGCCGGGGGCGACCCCAATTGGGGGCGGCTCATCGCCGCGGCGGGCCGCGCCGGGGTGAAGCTGAACGGCGAGAAGTTCAGCGTCACCATCGGCGGCGTGCCGGTGGTGAAGCGGGGCGTGCTGCCCAGCATCGAGACCGACAGGGCGGCGGCCGCCGTCATGAAGGGGAGCGAGTTCGACGTGGTGGTGGATCTGGCCAGCGGCAGGGCGAAGGCTTCGGTCTACACCTGCGATTTCACCGAGGGTTATATCCGCATTAATGCGGATTACCGGTCGTGA